From the genome of Halomonas sp. 1513, one region includes:
- a CDS encoding monovalent cation/H+ antiporter subunit A, giving the protein MSLLWILLAPLAGSLLPLAAARHGRRSLTLSALLPPLLALLLVGLLIPPLVAGDLPRVQLSWMPALGLDLALRLDGLGLLFALLILGLGSLIIIYAGHYLHRDEADARFFAYLLLFMGAMLGIVLSDNLLLLWLFWELTGLASFLLIGFWSKLSDARRGARMSLVVTSAGGLALLAGILLIGQEVGSLALGEVLAAGDTLRASPRYPLIVALVLLGAFAKSAQFPLHFWLPHAMAAPTPVSAFLHSATMVKAGVFLVARLTPALGDTSLWALSLSLIGLATLLYGAWFALFERDLKGILAFSTISHLGLITLLLGLGSPLAIAAALLHILNHALFKAALFMSAGIVDHQTGTRDLQRLGGLARAMPLTATLTLMAAAAMAGLPPFNGFLSKELLLAATLDSRLFGGLGAAVTLLVGLAALLSVGYSLRLAYGVFGGGRRSDAPPPRDPPRGMLAPGLLLAGLCLLIGLLPMTLAAPLIVLASQAVQGSATPTLDLALWHGPSLPLAISVFAVLGGLLVALRQPRLARLVALFPRRDARWLFEAGVIRLTKVSLWLTLKLENGSLQRYLALLLLTAVAMTGLGLAQVERLTGERGVQPLDGMLVLGAALMVFGAVGSALSHRWRLVSLLMLSVVGLSVALTFVRFSAPDLAMTQLSVEVVSMILLMLALFFLPQRPPPWVSTRRILRDLLVAGLCGLVVASLNYALLTRESQSIADFFLRESVPGGGGSNVVNVILVDFRGFDTFGEITVLTLAGLATYKLLNRMKLFMPAGNVEGIHWSRHRHPMILAVIAQILLPLALLVSAYIFLRGHNQPGGGFIAGLITAVALLLQYLARGYDWTRQRLPLSYPLLAVSGLAIATATGLASWLFGYPFLTSAFGHVNLPLIGEIELASALLFDLGVYLAVVGATLMILVNLGRVTTVHRPSIEEDA; this is encoded by the coding sequence ATGTCACTGCTGTGGATTCTCCTCGCCCCCCTGGCCGGAAGCCTGCTGCCGCTGGCCGCGGCCCGCCACGGCCGACGCTCGCTGACCCTTTCGGCCCTGCTGCCTCCCCTGCTGGCGCTGCTGCTGGTCGGCTTGCTGATACCCCCCCTCGTGGCCGGCGACCTGCCGCGCGTGCAGCTCAGTTGGATGCCGGCCCTGGGTCTCGACCTGGCGCTGCGCCTGGACGGCCTGGGCCTGCTGTTCGCGCTGCTGATTCTCGGCCTGGGCAGCCTGATCATCATCTATGCCGGCCACTACCTGCACCGCGACGAAGCCGATGCGCGCTTTTTCGCCTACCTGCTGCTGTTCATGGGCGCCATGCTCGGCATCGTGCTCTCCGACAATCTGCTGCTGCTGTGGCTATTCTGGGAGCTCACCGGGCTCGCCTCCTTCCTGCTGATCGGCTTCTGGTCGAAGCTCAGCGATGCCCGCCGCGGTGCCCGCATGTCGCTGGTGGTGACCAGCGCCGGCGGCCTGGCGCTGCTCGCCGGCATCCTGTTGATCGGTCAGGAGGTCGGCAGCCTGGCGCTGGGCGAGGTGCTGGCTGCCGGTGATACGCTGCGCGCCTCGCCCCGCTATCCGCTGATCGTGGCGCTGGTGCTGCTCGGTGCCTTCGCCAAGTCGGCACAGTTCCCCCTGCATTTCTGGCTGCCCCACGCCATGGCCGCGCCAACGCCGGTCTCGGCCTTCCTGCACTCGGCGACCATGGTCAAGGCCGGGGTATTTCTGGTGGCGCGACTGACCCCGGCGCTCGGCGACACCTCACTGTGGGCGCTGTCGCTGTCATTGATCGGTCTCGCCACCCTGCTCTACGGCGCCTGGTTCGCACTGTTCGAGCGCGACCTCAAGGGCATCCTGGCCTTCTCGACCATCAGCCACCTGGGGCTGATCACCCTGCTGCTGGGGCTGGGTAGCCCGCTGGCGATCGCCGCCGCGCTGCTGCATATCCTCAACCATGCGCTATTCAAGGCGGCGCTGTTCATGAGCGCCGGCATCGTCGATCACCAGACCGGCACCCGCGACCTGCAGCGCCTCGGCGGGCTGGCCCGAGCCATGCCGCTGACCGCCACGCTGACGCTGATGGCCGCCGCCGCCATGGCCGGTCTGCCACCGTTCAACGGCTTCCTGTCCAAGGAGCTGCTACTCGCCGCGACCCTCGACAGCCGGCTGTTCGGCGGCCTGGGCGCGGCGGTCACGCTGCTGGTGGGGCTGGCCGCACTGCTCTCGGTGGGCTACTCGCTGCGGCTGGCATATGGCGTATTCGGCGGCGGCCGCCGCAGCGATGCCCCGCCGCCCCGCGACCCGCCGCGCGGCATGCTCGCCCCGGGGCTGCTGCTGGCCGGCCTGTGCCTGCTGATCGGCCTGCTGCCGATGACCCTTGCCGCGCCGCTGATCGTCCTGGCCAGTCAGGCCGTACAGGGCAGCGCCACGCCGACGCTCGATCTGGCCCTGTGGCACGGCCCCAGCCTGCCGCTGGCGATCAGCGTGTTTGCGGTGCTCGGCGGGCTGCTGGTCGCGCTGCGCCAGCCCCGGCTGGCACGCCTGGTGGCGCTGTTCCCGCGCCGCGATGCGCGCTGGCTGTTCGAGGCCGGTGTCATCCGCCTGACCAAGGTCAGCCTGTGGCTGACCCTCAAGCTCGAGAACGGCTCGCTGCAGCGCTACCTGGCGCTACTGCTGCTGACCGCCGTGGCCATGACCGGCCTTGGCCTCGCCCAGGTCGAGCGGCTCACCGGCGAGCGCGGCGTGCAGCCGCTTGACGGCATGCTGGTGTTGGGCGCGGCACTGATGGTATTCGGCGCCGTCGGCAGCGCCCTGAGTCACCGCTGGCGGCTGGTATCGCTGCTGATGCTGTCGGTGGTGGGGCTCTCGGTGGCACTGACCTTCGTGCGCTTCTCGGCCCCCGACCTGGCCATGACCCAGCTGTCGGTGGAGGTGGTGTCGATGATCCTGCTGATGCTGGCGCTGTTCTTCCTGCCCCAGCGCCCGCCCCCCTGGGTCTCGACCCGGCGCATCCTGCGCGACCTGCTGGTGGCCGGGCTGTGCGGCCTGGTGGTGGCCAGCCTCAACTATGCGCTGCTGACCCGCGAGAGCCAGAGCATCGCCGACTTCTTCCTGCGCGAGAGCGTGCCGGGCGGCGGCGGCAGCAACGTGGTCAACGTGATTCTGGTCGACTTCCGCGGCTTCGACACCTTCGGCGAAATCACCGTGCTGACCCTCGCAGGGCTTGCCACCTACAAACTGCTCAACCGCATGAAGCTGTTCATGCCGGCGGGCAACGTCGAGGGCATTCACTGGTCACGACATCGCCACCCGATGATCCTGGCGGTGATCGCCCAGATCCTGCTGCCCCTGGCGCTACTGGTCTCGGCATATATCTTCCTGCGCGGTCACAACCAGCCCGGTGGCGGCTTCATCGCCGGCCTGATCACCGCCGTGGCGCTGCTGCTGCAGTACCTGGCGCGTGGCTACGACTGGACCCGCCAGCGGCTACCGCTCTCCTACCCGCTGCTGGCCGTCTCGGGGCTGGCCATCGCCACCGCCACCGGGCTCGCCAGCTGGCTGTTCGGCTACCCCTTCCTGACCTCGGCGTTCGGCCACGTCAACCTGCCGCTGATCGGCGAGATCGAGCTGGCCTCGGCGCTGCTGTTCGATCTCGGCGTCTACCTGGCGGTGGTCGGCGCCACCCTGATGATCCTGGTCAACCTGGGCCGCGTGACCACCGTGCATCGCCCCAGTATCGAGGAGGACGCCTGA
- a CDS encoding Na+/H+ antiporter subunit G has product MAWYVFLEWLISLLLVAGGVFAFVGSLGMLQFKDFFMRLHGPTKGTTLGIGCILVASMIYFSVVQPGIHVQELLITLFLFITAPVTGHMLAKTGLHMHLRYTRDTRGSRPELRDEDVGQGRVARPPRPRRPASEGQKRRWRLRR; this is encoded by the coding sequence ATGGCGTGGTATGTCTTTCTCGAATGGCTGATCAGCCTGCTGCTGGTCGCCGGCGGAGTGTTCGCCTTCGTCGGCTCGCTGGGCATGCTGCAGTTCAAGGACTTCTTCATGCGTCTGCACGGGCCGACCAAGGGCACCACCCTGGGCATCGGCTGCATCCTGGTCGCCTCGATGATCTACTTCAGCGTGGTTCAGCCGGGCATCCACGTGCAGGAGCTGCTGATCACCCTGTTTCTGTTCATCACCGCCCCGGTGACCGGGCACATGCTGGCCAAGACCGGCCTGCACATGCACCTGCGCTACACCCGCGACACCCGTGGCTCGCGCCCCGAGCTACGCGACGAGGACGTCGGCCAGGGCCGAGTGGCGCGCCCGCCCAGGCCGCGGCGCCCGGCCAGTGAGGGGCAGAAGCGCCGCTGGCGACTGCGCCGTTAG
- a CDS encoding monovalent cation/H+ antiporter subunit D, whose amino-acid sequence MSQHLPIVPILLPMLAALALLGLGLDERRQRQISVAATALLAGLAALLLHQAGSDEVYHYALGNWQAPFGIVLTLDRLAALMLLLTAVLALGCVTFACAGEDAQGSHFHGLFQLQLMGLNGAFLTGDLFNLFVFFEILLLASYALLMHGGGKARVAAGLHYVVLNLIGSALFLIALGVLYGATGTLNMRDMGERMAALDGDQAALATTGALLLVVVFSLKAAALPLYFWLPRTYAAAPAPVAALFTIMTKVGVYALLRVESLVFADTSASAPIQAWLWSAGLATLTLAMIGALGARDLRMLVAYLVLISVGALLVALGMGHRAGDAALLYYLLHSTLVTAALFLIAELIDRQRGQAGTRLVCGRRLNQQRLLAGLFMVAAIGVVGLPPLSGALAKLWLLQAADASHQPWLWPLLLLATLAALIALSRAGSVLFWASHQGKPGTQRVRPAQLAGVLWLLAALPLLTLFAGPVSDYADATAAQLARSETRFEAPDTLPLATAPGARP is encoded by the coding sequence ATCAGCCAGCACCTGCCAATCGTGCCGATCCTGCTGCCGATGCTGGCGGCCCTGGCGCTGCTCGGGCTGGGACTCGACGAACGCCGCCAGCGCCAGATCAGCGTCGCCGCCACCGCCCTGCTCGCCGGGCTCGCCGCGCTGCTGCTGCACCAGGCCGGCAGCGACGAGGTCTATCACTATGCGCTGGGCAACTGGCAGGCGCCGTTCGGCATCGTGCTGACCCTCGATCGCCTGGCCGCGCTGATGCTGCTGCTTACCGCGGTACTGGCACTGGGCTGCGTGACATTCGCCTGCGCCGGCGAGGACGCCCAGGGCAGCCACTTCCACGGCCTCTTTCAGCTGCAGCTGATGGGACTCAACGGCGCCTTCCTCACCGGCGACCTGTTCAACCTGTTCGTGTTCTTCGAGATCCTGCTGCTGGCCTCCTACGCGCTGCTGATGCACGGCGGCGGCAAGGCTCGCGTCGCCGCCGGGCTGCACTACGTGGTACTCAACCTGATCGGCTCGGCGCTGTTCCTGATTGCGCTCGGCGTGCTCTACGGCGCCACCGGCACCCTCAATATGCGCGACATGGGCGAGCGCATGGCGGCGCTGGACGGCGATCAGGCGGCGCTGGCCACCACCGGCGCGCTGCTGCTGGTCGTGGTGTTCAGCCTCAAGGCCGCGGCGCTGCCGCTATACTTCTGGCTGCCGCGCACCTACGCTGCGGCTCCCGCGCCGGTGGCCGCGCTGTTCACCATCATGACCAAGGTCGGCGTCTATGCCCTGCTGCGCGTCGAGTCGCTGGTATTCGCCGACACCAGTGCCAGCGCGCCGATTCAGGCCTGGCTGTGGAGCGCCGGCCTGGCGACCCTGACCCTGGCCATGATCGGCGCGCTCGGCGCCCGCGACCTGCGTATGCTGGTGGCCTATCTGGTACTGATCTCGGTCGGTGCGCTGCTGGTCGCGCTGGGCATGGGCCATCGCGCCGGCGACGCCGCACTGCTCTACTACCTGCTGCACTCGACGCTGGTGACCGCGGCGCTGTTCCTGATCGCCGAGCTGATCGACCGCCAGCGCGGCCAGGCCGGCACCCGTCTGGTATGTGGGCGACGCCTGAATCAGCAGCGCCTGCTCGCCGGGCTGTTCATGGTCGCCGCTATCGGCGTGGTGGGACTGCCCCCGCTGTCCGGGGCGCTCGCCAAGCTGTGGCTGCTGCAGGCCGCCGACGCCAGCCATCAACCCTGGCTATGGCCACTGCTGCTGCTGGCCACGCTGGCGGCATTGATCGCCCTGTCGCGGGCCGGGTCGGTACTGTTCTGGGCCAGCCACCAGGGCAAGCCAGGCACCCAGCGGGTGCGCCCCGCGCAGCTCGCCGGGGTGCTGTGGCTGCTCGCCGCACTGCCGCTGCTGACGCTGTTCGCCGGGCCGGTAAGCGACTACGCCGACGCCACCGCCGCTCAGCTGGCGCGCAGCGAGACCCGGTTTGAGGCGCCTGACACCCTGCCGCTGGCCACCGCACCGGGAGCACGACCATGA
- a CDS encoding Na+/H+ antiporter subunit E, with amino-acid sequence MRSLGMLLPTPTLSLVLLVVWLLLVGSLAPGQLLLGLLLAMGIPLLTRRLWDPLPRVRRPWTLCRFVGRVLWDILKANLEVSYLILKPGRAPRPGFVEYPLLVSEPLAVTLLANTITLTPGTVSTNIRLDRSSLLIHVLDLEDEQALIEAIRTRYEQPLKEIFEC; translated from the coding sequence ATGAGATCGCTAGGCATGCTGCTGCCCACCCCTACTCTGTCGCTGGTACTGCTGGTGGTGTGGCTGCTGCTGGTAGGTAGCCTGGCACCCGGCCAACTGCTGCTGGGCCTGCTGCTGGCGATGGGCATCCCGCTGCTGACTCGACGCCTGTGGGATCCGCTGCCGCGGGTACGCCGACCCTGGACGCTGTGCCGCTTCGTTGGCCGGGTGCTGTGGGACATCCTCAAGGCCAACCTCGAGGTCAGCTACCTGATACTCAAGCCCGGCCGCGCGCCGCGACCGGGCTTCGTCGAATACCCGCTGCTGGTGAGCGAACCGCTGGCCGTTACCCTGCTGGCCAACACCATCACCCTGACCCCGGGCACGGTATCGACCAATATCCGCCTCGACCGCTCGTCGCTGCTGATCCACGTCCTCGACCTGGAGGACGAGCAAGCCCTCATCGAGGCGATTCGCACCCGCTACGAGCAGCCGCTCAAGGAGATCTTCGAATGCTAG
- a CDS encoding ferrochelatase has protein sequence MSASDVKLDQPGQGRLAHAGPDHPPVARAKIGVVIANLGTPDATDYWSMRRYLNEFLSDKRVVDYASWKWQPLLQGIILTKRPFSSGKAYRSIWNEERNESPLLTITRDQTAKLAARLNAELGDKVVVDFCMRYGNPSTDSVLRRLQAQGCEKILFFPLYPQYASPTTATANDQAFRTLMKLKWQPAIRTVPAYFEHPAYLDALAASVNETYAAAESQPDILVASYHGVPKRYLMEGDPYHCQCQKTTRLLKERLGWDDSQIVTAFQSQFGPEEWVGPPTVDHVAELARQGKKHIAVVSPAFASDCVETLEEINEEIRDSFLEAGGEQFTYVPCLNDRDDHIEALAQVALNELGGWI, from the coding sequence ATGTCAGCAAGTGATGTGAAACTCGACCAGCCGGGCCAGGGCCGGCTGGCCCATGCCGGACCCGACCACCCGCCGGTGGCCCGCGCCAAGATCGGCGTGGTGATCGCCAACCTGGGCACCCCCGACGCCACCGACTACTGGTCGATGCGCCGCTACCTCAATGAATTTCTCTCCGACAAGCGGGTCGTCGACTACGCCTCCTGGAAGTGGCAGCCGCTGCTGCAGGGCATCATCCTGACCAAGCGGCCGTTCAGTTCCGGCAAGGCTTACCGCAGCATCTGGAACGAGGAAAGAAACGAGAGCCCGCTGCTGACCATCACCCGCGACCAGACCGCCAAGCTGGCTGCGCGGCTCAACGCCGAGCTGGGTGACAAGGTGGTGGTGGACTTCTGCATGCGCTACGGCAACCCCTCCACCGATAGCGTGCTGCGCCGGCTGCAGGCCCAGGGCTGCGAGAAGATCCTGTTTTTCCCGCTCTACCCCCAGTACGCCTCGCCGACCACCGCCACTGCCAACGACCAGGCCTTCCGCACCCTGATGAAACTCAAGTGGCAGCCGGCGATCCGCACCGTGCCGGCCTACTTCGAGCACCCGGCCTATCTCGATGCCCTGGCGGCCTCGGTCAACGAAACCTATGCCGCCGCCGAGTCGCAGCCGGACATCCTGGTCGCGTCCTATCACGGCGTGCCCAAGCGCTATCTAATGGAGGGTGACCCCTACCACTGCCAGTGCCAGAAGACCACGCGCCTGCTCAAGGAGCGGCTGGGTTGGGACGACAGCCAGATCGTCACCGCCTTCCAGTCGCAGTTCGGGCCCGAAGAGTGGGTTGGCCCGCCCACCGTCGACCACGTCGCCGAGCTGGCGCGCCAGGGGAAAAAGCACATCGCGGTGGTCTCGCCGGCCTTCGCCTCCGACTGCGTTGAGACCCTCGAGGAGATCAACGAGGAGATTCGCGACAGCTTCCTCGAGGCCGGTGGCGAACAATTCACCTACGTGCCCTGCCTCAACGACCGCGACGACCATATCGAGGCGCTGGCGCAGGTGGCGCTTAACGAGCTCGGCGGTTGGATCTAA
- a CDS encoding Na+/H+ antiporter subunit C encodes MEALFAGVVGTLTACGLFLMLRGRTFPVIVGLTLLSYAVNLFLFSMGGLNTHAAPVIGESLSPTDPLPQALVLTAIVIGFAMTAFVVILAIRARSELGNDHVDGKQGDEEPPR; translated from the coding sequence ATGGAAGCGCTATTCGCCGGGGTGGTCGGCACCCTGACCGCCTGCGGACTGTTCCTGATGCTGCGTGGCCGCACCTTCCCGGTGATCGTCGGCCTGACGCTGCTCTCCTATGCCGTCAACCTGTTCCTGTTCTCGATGGGCGGCTTGAACACCCACGCCGCCCCGGTGATCGGCGAGTCGCTGTCGCCCACCGACCCGCTGCCCCAGGCCCTGGTGCTCACCGCTATCGTGATCGGCTTCGCCATGACCGCCTTCGTGGTGATCCTGGCGATTCGCGCGCGCAGCGAGCTGGGCAACGACCACGTCGACGGCAAGCAGGGCGACGAGGAGCCACCGCGATGA
- a CDS encoding K+/H+ antiporter subunit F gives MLDKALWISLALIVAALAMNVVRLARGPDIPDRLLALDTMYVNSIALIVLLGLWLNTKVYFEAAILIAMLGFVSTMAICRYLLRGDIIE, from the coding sequence ATGCTAGACAAGGCACTGTGGATCAGCCTGGCGCTGATCGTCGCCGCCCTGGCCATGAACGTGGTGCGCCTGGCCCGCGGGCCCGACATTCCCGACCGGCTGCTGGCCCTCGACACCATGTACGTCAACTCCATCGCCTTGATCGTGCTGCTGGGGCTGTGGCTCAACACCAAGGTCTACTTCGAGGCGGCGATCCTGATCGCCATGCTCGGTTTCGTCAGCACCATGGCGATCTGCCGCTACCTGCTGCGCGGCGATATCATCGAATAG